The DNA sequence AGGCGGTAACTCCCAGTTCGTAGGCCAGATTCTGAAGCGTACAGTCTCCTGTCTTTTCACACGTCATACAGTCCAGCGGGTGGCACGATACCAGGAGTTCAACGATAAAGCGCCGGGCGGCCAGAACGCGCTCGGTGTCGGTCTTGACCACCATACCTTCAGTTGCCGGAGCCGAACAGGCAGCCACGAGGTTGCGCATGCCTTCGACCTCAACCACACAGATACGGCAAGCCCCGGTCGGGGTCAGATCCGCCAGGTAGCAGAGAGTAGGGATATAGAACCCGTTAACTCTTGCCACTTCGAGAATTGTTTGCCCCTCTACTGCCTCACAAGTTTTTCCGTTGATCGTGATTTTCATCAAACTTCCTCCTTATAACCCCTCCGTTATTATTATTAGATTACGCAATGGTACGAACTCGGCATTTTTCGTTATTAATGATAATATTAAAACATAACTAAACGACAGAAAACCACCATAATTTACAAAAAAGATATTAAAAAAAGTGGCGTTTCACGCTACGATGCGGCCCGGTGACCTAAAGGGCAAATTGACAACCTCCCGGGCCTTCTCTAGAATAGAAGTGACGAAAATTGGAAGCGCCGGACAGGACGCAGCAGCCCGTCTGGCGGATCAGCAGAAAAGGCAGGAATGATGGAAGGATCCATAAAGTTCTTTGGGACCGGCGGCGCCCGGTTCGTGGCGCTGAAGCAGCTTCGGGCCACGGGCGGTATGTGGCTCAATTACAGGAAAACGAACCTTTACATTGACCCCGGTCCCGGCGCGATCGTCCGGATCCGGTCATCAAAGGAGCCTTACGAACCGTCCCTTCTCGACGGGATCGTCATCACCCACAAACACATGGACCATGCCAATGATGTCAACATCCTCATCGAATCCATGACTGAAGGCGGATTCAAGAAGAGGGGGACGCTGTTTTGCCCTGAAGATGCCCTGGCCACCGACCCGGTGGTCTTCAATTTCGCGAGAAAATACCTTGACAGGGTGGTCTTCCTTCGAGAGGGCGGCGAGTATACCCTGGGGGACATACACTTCCGAACCCCCGTCAGGCATAAACATCCCGTCGAGACCTACGGGCTTTTGTTTCAGCTCAATAAGACCATCGGGCTCATCGCCGACACGAGATTCTTCCCGGGTCTTGCGGCCCATTACCGGGCGCAGCACCTCATCATCAATGTCCTCAGGCTGAAACCCATCGAGAACCACGAGATTATCGAGCACCTCGCCCTGAAGGACGTCCGGGCCATCATCGAAGAGGTACGTCCCGAAACCGCCATCCTTACCCACTTCGGCATGCACATCATCAACGAGGGGCCATCGCTCCTGGCGAAGAAGCTTGCGAAAGAGACCGGAGTGAAAGTAATAGCGGGACGGGACGGAATGAAGTGGGAATTCTAGAGACAGGTGATAGGTGATAGGGAAGAGGCTGGTTCATGCAAGCGGATTTGCCGCCCGTCACCTATCACCTGTTTTTATTAGTGGCAGGAGCATCCTGAAGGTGCTGCCTTTGCCGGGCGTGGTTTGTATGTCGATGGAGCCGCCGTTTGCTTCGAGGAGCCTCTTGCTCAGGGGAAGCCCGAGGCCGGTGCCTTCCCCCCGGGCCTTGGTCGTGAAGAATGGCTCGAAGATCCTCCCCAATGTCTCTTCATCGATGCCGCCGCCCTCATCGGCGACAGATATGAAACCGAAACCATTCTGTTTTCCCGATGATATCTTGATGATGCCGCCATTCGGCATGGATTGCGCGGCATTGTTGATGAGATTGACGAGCGCCTGCTGGATATGGATCGTGTCGATGTGGACGATAGCCGGTTCGGGGCTTCGCAAGACCTCGACGCCTACGTTCTTGAACCGGGTAAGGTGGTGTTCCATGAAGAGGACGGTGTCCTCGACGATGTCATTGAGGTCGTATTCTTCCGTCTTCGGTTCGTCCATCCGGGAGAAATCGAGGAGTTTCGCGAGCACCTTCGCGAGGCGTCCCGCTTCCTTCTCTATCAACCCGGCATTACGCCCGACCTTAACGGTGTCCTCTTCATTGGATATCCTTTTTGCGAAACCCTGGATGGCAATAAGGGGGTTCTTGATCTCGTGGGCAATGGAACCGGCGAGCTCTCCCAGTGAGGAAAGCTTGTTTGCCCGCACCAGTTGTGCCTCAAAACCCTTTATACGCTCTTCGCGGATGCGGAGGGTCTTCAGCTTGTCATTGAGGGCAACGTAGACCTCGTTGAGCTCCTCTATGTTCTTTTCAAGGAGGATGTTGCGTGCCCTGGAAAGGCTTCTTTCCTCTTCAAGGGCGATCTCGAGGTCTCTGACCCGGTTCGCGACTCGTTTCTGCACCTGTTTGTTCCGGGTCGTCATCAGTAGAGAAAAACCTCGAACTCGCAATAGTTGAAACCTGCGGACCAGCTCTTCGTCTGTGTCGACTTCGCCTTCTTGCCGTGGACGTTTTCGAGAAGCCCCGCTATGATCCCGCTCTCCATATCGCAGAACATTTCGCCTGTATAGGTGAAACCCGCGCAGGTGATGCATTCGAAGAGTTTCACTGTGATGTGGTCCTCGTCGACGATGACCGCCTCAGGGATACCGACCTTCAACTGCCGGATCGTCTCTGCAAACTCCTCCATGGTTCCCGCCGGAAGCATGTTCCCGACCTGTTTTCCCATCATGTAGAGGGTGGCTCCCGATGTCTCCCCCAGGATGCTGCGCATGCCGATTATCCGCAGGATACGGAAAAGGAGGATCGGTACCTCGTCCCCCAGTTCAGGCCGCACAATGTTCTTGATGTCGTCGACGAGATATTCTTTCATGTGATGTCCTCCCCCGATCCTTCCCTTTTTACCCCGGGAATACATGCCCGGTCCCGCCATGCCGTTATGAGATGGTTCGGTCTTCGGCTGAAGGCAGGCCCTTTCCGATGATCCCCGTCATCGTCTCGTGGATGAGGCCATTTGAGGCGATGACCCCGCCTCCATAGATGCTGAATGCTCCGCCGTCAAGGCTCGAGATAGCCCCCCCGGCCTCTTCGACGATGAGTGCCCCGGCGGCAAGGTCCCAGGGATTCAGATATATCTCCCAGAAACCGTCGAATCGCCCGCATGCCACGTAGCTGAGATTCAGGGCCGCCGAACCGTCTCTGCGCACAGCCTGTGCCTCGTAGAGGAATTGTATGAAATGATTGATGTTGTTGTCGGGGTTGGTGGTGATGTCGTAGGGGAACCCGGTGCTGAGCAGCGATGCCTTGAGATTCTGCACCGATGAGACCTTGATCCTGTTGCCGTTGAGATAGGCCCCTTTCCCCCGGGCAGCAAAAAAGAGCTCATCCATCATGGGATTGTAGACCACACCTGCGACGACACTGCCCTTTACCTCGTATGCGATGGAGGTGCAGAAAAAAGGATACCCGTGGGCATAGTTGGTGGTGCCGTCGATGGGATCCACGATCCACCTGTTCTTGTTCCCTTCAAAGCGGTTGGCCTTTTCCTCGGCGATAATGTCGTCCTCGGGGAAGCTTTCCCTTATCATGGATATGATCATTTCCTGACAGGCTATGTCAGCATCGGTGACGAGGTTTATCTCGCCCTTGTGATGGATGGCGAACCCTTCCTTGAGGGATTCCCTTTGTATTTTTCCCGACGCGAGCGCCATTTCGACAGCGGTCTGTAAAGGGTCTTTCATTATGTAATTCTAATCGATAATTTCTTCTATTTGCAAGGGAACAGTGCGTTGATGCAGGAGAGTTGATAAAGCAGATGAACGGTAAATTGACAACAGTGGGGTTCTGGTCTATTATTTCCGAAATGGCAGAACTAAGGCGAGATCCTCTTACGGGAAGCTGGGTCGTCGTGGGTTATGGTGGATCGAAGTCGAGCGGAACGGGTGTTTGCCCTTTCTGTCCCGGCCACGAATCGCTGACGCCCCCTATCATCCGTGAGTACACAAACGACCGCGGCGACTGGCTGGTGCGCTGCTTTCCGGCATCGAATCCCATCTTTGTGATAGAGGTTGCGGAAGACAGACGAGGCGAGGGTCTGTACGACAAGATGGGCAATGTCGGGGCCCATGAGATAATCGTGGAGAGCAGGTCCCATTCCCGGACCATGGCGATGTACGACAAGGCGGAATTGCAGCTCGTGCTGGATATGTACCGGGATCGGATACTCGATCTCAAGGGCGATGCCCGGTTCAAGCACGTGCAGGTATTTAAGAACCATGGCGAGCTTGCGGGGTCCTATATCCTCCACCCCCATTCCCATGTACTGGCCACGCCGATCGTACCGTCGCGAGCTTCCCGGCAGGTCATCACGACCCGGAACCACTTTGTCCAGAAGGAGAGATGCCTTCTTTGTGATATCATCAACCAGGAGATACGCCAGGGCAAGAGACTTGTGAGCATGAACAGGAGCTTCGTTGCCATTTGTCCCTTTGCATCGCGGTTCTCCTACGAAACCTGGATCGTGCCGAGATTCCACGAAGCGAATTATGAGAGCCTCACTGCCCGGGCCGTCATGGATGACCTTGCGGACATGCTGCTCGACATAATGAGGCGCGTCGAGCAGTTCACCAACGCGTACACCATGGAGATCCATACATCGCCCAACACCGCATTCGCCGAAGCCCACGGGGACGATCTTCCCTTCCGTGAATACTATCACTGGCACATAGAGATCCTGCCGAGGGATTTCCGGTCGTCGAAGTACAAGCGGGAGGATGAGTTCGCCGTCTCGTCCATAACGCCTGAAGAGGCTGCGGAGTCCATGAAAGCCCAGTAACGCGGGGCGCCTGTCTCACCCTGGAGCGATCGGAGTTTCCTGGTTCGCCCATCATGTACATGGTTTCCAGCGATGGGGATCTTTTTTAGGGGGAATAATGAGAAAGCTCTTGAACAAATAGTTCTATGTATAAAATTTTCAAAAAACATTCAGGGGAAACGAGCCGGGAACAAATCCAAAAAAGGTCTTGACAACTGCAGGGATGCTCAGGTAAAAAGTACTACATGTAGTATGGATATTTAGTTAACATACTATATGTAGTGTTTTGGAGGGGGGTTTGCACTACCATCGCATTTCAGGAAGTATCACCTGTTTTAACAAGACGAGCCGCATAAGCACTTAATTTTGATAGGGGGATGCATGGAAACAACGGATCTGAATTTATTTGTCAGGACCTCAGAAGAAAGTATTTCCGGATGGGACCGATCGAAGATCGTTGATGCGCTCATCAGGGAAACACTGATCGACCGAGATACGGCCGGTGAGATCAGCAAGGAAGTAGAACAGATGATCAGGCGATCCGGGATCGAGGTCATCACCGCTCCTCTTATCAGGGAACTTGTCAATGCGAGATTGATAGAGAAGGGGCTTGAGAGCTCCCGAAAGATGCATACCAGGCTCGGCATGCCTCTCTATGACGTAGACAGCCTCATCCTTCATCCCAACAAGGAGAACGCCAACGTACCCCATGGCCCGGAGGCCACCAACCTGACCCTCGCGGAAGGCATCAAGAAGGAATATGCGCTGTTGTCCGTCTTTTCGCAGGAGGTGGCCGACGCCCACATGAACGGGGATATACACCTCCACGACCTGGGCTTTATCGACAGGCCGTACTGCAGCGGTCAATCCCTCGAATATATCAAGAAGTTTGGTCTCGATCTGCCTCATTCCCTTTCCATGGCGAAGCCTGCAAAGCATGCCGAGGTTCTTCTTGCCCATCTCGTCAAATTTGCCGCGGCCCTGCAGAGCCATTTCGCGGGCGCCATCGGCTGGGACGCCATAAACATCTTCTTCGCGCCCTATATCGAGGGAATGAGCGACGACGACGTAAAGCAGCTTGCCCAGATGCTTATTTTCGAATTCTCCCAGCAGGCGGTGGCAAGGGGAGGCCAGGCGATCTTTACGGATATAAACATTTACTGGGAGATACCAAAGCATTTCGTCACCGTTCCGGCCATCGGCCCCAGCGGTAAATTTACCGGCAAGACTTATGGGGAGTATGAAAAAGAGGCCCAGCGCTTTGCCTGGAAGCTCTTCGAGGTCTACAAGGAAGGCGACGGGGCAGGGCGCCCCTTCTTCTTCCCGAAACCCATTGTCCACATTACCGAGAAATTCTTCCATACAGACGGCCACATGGATTTCCTCAACCTCATCTCCGATGTCGCATCCGACAAGGGCAACACCTATTACGTCTTTGACAGGGGTGAGACGGCAAAGATATCCGAATGCTGCCGCCTAAGCTTCAAGCTTGAAGAGAGCGACCTTCTTGATGCAAGGGAACCCTGGCGGATGCGCTATTGCGCTCTTCAAAACGTGTCCCTCAATCTGCCGCGGCTTGCCTATATGGCGAAGAACGACGACACGAAACTCTTCAACCTCATCACGGAGAAGTTTGTCCTTGCCATAAAGGCCCATAAGGAAAAAAGGGCTTTTATGGAGAAGCTGCTTTCCCTTGGGGAGAATGGGCCGCTCGCACTTCTCACAATGAATCGGGACGGGATGCCTTATCTCAGGTTCAACCTTGCATCGCATCTCATCGGCATGGTGGGCCTCAACGAGATGGTGCAGATACATACCGGCGAGGAGATGCATGATTCAAAACGGGCATTGAAGTTCGGTATCAAGGCCATAGCCCACATGAACCTCCTTACGGAGAAGATACGGCGGCAGGAGAACATGAAGATCGTCCTGGAGCAGACCCCGGCGGAGAGCACGAGCTACCGGTTTGCCCGTCTCGACCTTCGGTATTTCTCGCCCCACGCTGGCAGGATCATGAAAGGCGACATTGCCTCCGGTGAGGTCTACTACACGAATTCAACGCATCTCAACGTCAAGCATGCCATGAATCCCATAGAAAGGGTGACCACAGAGGGGCTCTTTCATCCTCTCATCGAGGCAGGCTCGATATCTCACGTCTGGCTTGGAGAGGCGCAGCCATCCAAAGAGGCCATCTCCGACTTCGTCATCAAGACATTCAAGCATACGACAAATGACCAGATCGCCTTCTCACCGGAATTCACGACATGCAACAAATGCCACAGAACGGGACGGGGTCTTGCAGACACTTGCTCATACTGTGGCTCCACCGATGTGGATGGTATTACAAGGATCACCGGCTACTTTACAAAGGTATCAAGCTGGAACAAGGGCAAACTGGGAGAACTCAAGGACCGCTATCGCAATGCGGAATTCTTCTCCGAAAAGCGCAAAGTGGCTGCCAACGACTAGAAATATTAAGGATTCCTGCAAAACTCAAGGAGGGGGCTATGGGGATAGTGAAGATATTTTACAAGGATGATTGTCCGATGTGTCCAATGGCGAAGCAACTGAAGGACCATCTTCGGGAGAAGAACGTTACCGTTGATGATTTCAACGTCGGAACAATGGAAGGCCTTGCCGAGGCGACATTCTACCGTGTCATGGCGTTGCCGACCATCCTTGTTGAAGACGAATCAGAGAATTCTCTTGGCGAATGGAGGGGCAACGTGCCTCACATCGACGAGGTGCTCAGTGCTGTTCAAGGCGCCTGATTACCCGGCTGTAAAAGGATTTATCGAAACGAGCTTCGTGGATTGGAAGGGGTGTCTTGCATCCGTTCTTTTTCTCGGCGGATGTAACTTCAGGTGCCCCTTTTGTCACAATCGCGATCTTGTCCTAAACCCCGGTGGGATTGAAGATGTGCCGATCGAGTACATCGTGGCGACCATAAGGAAGTACAGAGCTCAGTGGATTGACAAGATGGTCGTGACCGGCGGTGAGCCGACGATACATATGAATCTCTTTGGCCTGATCGGCATCTTGAAAAGAGAAGGCATGATGATCAAGCTCGACACCAACGGTTCGAACCCATCGGTGATAAAGGGTCTCGTCAATGACGGCCTTGTAGATTGCATCGCCATGGATGTCAAGGGTCCCCTGGACCGCTATGCCCGGTGGTGCGGCATCAACGTGGACGACCGCAAGGTGCGCGAGAGCATAGACTTTATCATGGAATGCGGGATCGATTATTACTTCAGGATGACGGTGGTTCCCTTTCTTCACAGAGAAGAGGACGTCTACACCGTCGCAGATCATCTTCAGGGGGCGAAAGACCTCATCATCCAGACATTCAGGCCTGATATCACCCTGAATGCCGCTTTTTCCCGAATCAAACCCTTTACCCCCGATAAAATGGCTCAGATCAAGGCGAATGTTTCCGATATCATGTCGGGGAGCAGCATCAGGGAGCAGGAATACCGGCCAAAGCTGGGTATTGCCGGCGAGCCTGAACAGGAAAACCTGTACAATTAAGGGCAGGGGGTTTGGCGGACAGAAAGAAGGGCGGGTGGAGACCCCCGGCCTTTTTTGTTCCCTTAGCTCCGGCTTCCTCTATTCCAGGAAGCTTTCCAATCTCTTTCGGCGTGAAGGATGTTTCAGTTTGCGCAGGGCCTTCGCCTCTATCTGGCGGATTCGCTCGCGGGTGAGGCCAAATACTTCGCCAACCTCCTCGAGAGTGTAATCGGTCTTTTCGCCGATGCCGAGCCTCATCCGGATG is a window from the Syntrophorhabdaceae bacterium genome containing:
- a CDS encoding MBL fold metallo-hydrolase, producing MMEGSIKFFGTGGARFVALKQLRATGGMWLNYRKTNLYIDPGPGAIVRIRSSKEPYEPSLLDGIVITHKHMDHANDVNILIESMTEGGFKKRGTLFCPEDALATDPVVFNFARKYLDRVVFLREGGEYTLGDIHFRTPVRHKHPVETYGLLFQLNKTIGLIADTRFFPGLAAHYRAQHLIINVLRLKPIENHEIIEHLALKDVRAIIEEVRPETAILTHFGMHIINEGPSLLAKKLAKETGVKVIAGRDGMKWEF
- a CDS encoding ATP-binding protein, which translates into the protein MTTRNKQVQKRVANRVRDLEIALEEERSLSRARNILLEKNIEELNEVYVALNDKLKTLRIREERIKGFEAQLVRANKLSSLGELAGSIAHEIKNPLIAIQGFAKRISNEEDTVKVGRNAGLIEKEAGRLAKVLAKLLDFSRMDEPKTEEYDLNDIVEDTVLFMEHHLTRFKNVGVEVLRSPEPAIVHIDTIHIQQALVNLINNAAQSMPNGGIIKISSGKQNGFGFISVADEGGGIDEETLGRIFEPFFTTKARGEGTGLGLPLSKRLLEANGGSIDIQTTPGKGSTFRMLLPLIKTGDR
- a CDS encoding DUF2507 domain-containing protein; amino-acid sequence: MKEYLVDDIKNIVRPELGDEVPILLFRILRIIGMRSILGETSGATLYMMGKQVGNMLPAGTMEEFAETIRQLKVGIPEAVIVDEDHITVKLFECITCAGFTYTGEMFCDMESGIIAGLLENVHGKKAKSTQTKSWSAGFNYCEFEVFLY
- a CDS encoding inositol monophosphatase family protein, giving the protein MKDPLQTAVEMALASGKIQRESLKEGFAIHHKGEINLVTDADIACQEMIISMIRESFPEDDIIAEEKANRFEGNKNRWIVDPIDGTTNYAHGYPFFCTSIAYEVKGSVVAGVVYNPMMDELFFAARGKGAYLNGNRIKVSSVQNLKASLLSTGFPYDITTNPDNNINHFIQFLYEAQAVRRDGSAALNLSYVACGRFDGFWEIYLNPWDLAAGALIVEEAGGAISSLDGGAFSIYGGGVIASNGLIHETMTGIIGKGLPSAEDRTIS
- a CDS encoding DUF4931 domain-containing protein; the protein is MNGKLTTVGFWSIISEMAELRRDPLTGSWVVVGYGGSKSSGTGVCPFCPGHESLTPPIIREYTNDRGDWLVRCFPASNPIFVIEVAEDRRGEGLYDKMGNVGAHEIIVESRSHSRTMAMYDKAELQLVLDMYRDRILDLKGDARFKHVQVFKNHGELAGSYILHPHSHVLATPIVPSRASRQVITTRNHFVQKERCLLCDIINQEIRQGKRLVSMNRSFVAICPFASRFSYETWIVPRFHEANYESLTARAVMDDLADMLLDIMRRVEQFTNAYTMEIHTSPNTAFAEAHGDDLPFREYYHWHIEILPRDFRSSKYKREDEFAVSSITPEEAAESMKAQ
- the nrdD gene encoding anaerobic ribonucleoside-triphosphate reductase, which encodes METTDLNLFVRTSEESISGWDRSKIVDALIRETLIDRDTAGEISKEVEQMIRRSGIEVITAPLIRELVNARLIEKGLESSRKMHTRLGMPLYDVDSLILHPNKENANVPHGPEATNLTLAEGIKKEYALLSVFSQEVADAHMNGDIHLHDLGFIDRPYCSGQSLEYIKKFGLDLPHSLSMAKPAKHAEVLLAHLVKFAAALQSHFAGAIGWDAINIFFAPYIEGMSDDDVKQLAQMLIFEFSQQAVARGGQAIFTDINIYWEIPKHFVTVPAIGPSGKFTGKTYGEYEKEAQRFAWKLFEVYKEGDGAGRPFFFPKPIVHITEKFFHTDGHMDFLNLISDVASDKGNTYYVFDRGETAKISECCRLSFKLEESDLLDAREPWRMRYCALQNVSLNLPRLAYMAKNDDTKLFNLITEKFVLAIKAHKEKRAFMEKLLSLGENGPLALLTMNRDGMPYLRFNLASHLIGMVGLNEMVQIHTGEEMHDSKRALKFGIKAIAHMNLLTEKIRRQENMKIVLEQTPAESTSYRFARLDLRYFSPHAGRIMKGDIASGEVYYTNSTHLNVKHAMNPIERVTTEGLFHPLIEAGSISHVWLGEAQPSKEAISDFVIKTFKHTTNDQIAFSPEFTTCNKCHRTGRGLADTCSYCGSTDVDGITRITGYFTKVSSWNKGKLGELKDRYRNAEFFSEKRKVAAND
- a CDS encoding glutaredoxin domain-containing protein; its protein translation is MGIVKIFYKDDCPMCPMAKQLKDHLREKNVTVDDFNVGTMEGLAEATFYRVMALPTILVEDESENSLGEWRGNVPHIDEVLSAVQGA
- a CDS encoding anaerobic ribonucleoside-triphosphate reductase activating protein, which translates into the protein MLFKAPDYPAVKGFIETSFVDWKGCLASVLFLGGCNFRCPFCHNRDLVLNPGGIEDVPIEYIVATIRKYRAQWIDKMVVTGGEPTIHMNLFGLIGILKREGMMIKLDTNGSNPSVIKGLVNDGLVDCIAMDVKGPLDRYARWCGINVDDRKVRESIDFIMECGIDYYFRMTVVPFLHREEDVYTVADHLQGAKDLIIQTFRPDITLNAAFSRIKPFTPDKMAQIKANVSDIMSGSSIREQEYRPKLGIAGEPEQENLYN